Genomic segment of Acinetobacter larvae:
TGGTTTGCTCAAACGCATCATCGCTCACAGCCCCTGGTTCTGCTGCGATGTGCTCAGCCGCGTTACCAGCATCTTCTTGTGCCTGCATATCAGCGAAAAGTTGCTGGGCTTGTGCGGCGTGTAAATGTTGCTGCGCAGCATTCGGCACGTCTTGGGCAACAGTCTGCTCATCAACTGTACTCGGCTCGACTAAAGCTTGCGCGGCAGGAACAGTCTCTGCGGGTACAGTTTGTTGCGGATTGGAGCGGGTGGTTTTAGCCGTAGATTTAGCTTCGGTTAAGTCATAAGCGGATTCACTTTCTGGGATATTTCGATAAAACAATTCTTGCAAATAAGCAGGCGTTGCTTTGAGTGTTGCCCAACTGCGATTCCACTGAATACCAAAGGCTAAAGTCAATAACACAAACCACAAAATAGCTAAAAAGATGACTGCGCCATAAACCGTTAATAATTGCGCCAAGCTACTGCCCAATTCATAACCAATAATGCCGCCAGATGCATTATCCAGTGTATCTGCTGGGACTTGCCATAAAAGATACAACAATGCTGCGCTGGTCAATAAAATAAAAAACTGCGCGGCATAACGGAATGGTCGGGTCAATGCACTTCTCGGCCACCAGACTTGTACTGCTTCAATAAATAAAAATATAGGAAGTAATAAACTGCCCCATCCTAGAAAACCAAATAATAAATCTGCAATCCAAGCACCAGCGACACCACTTGCATTGGATACCTGTTGCGTATCACTTGAAATATGCATCCATCCTGGATCAAAAGGTGTATAGGTGACTGTTGCTAAAAACAGATACATCCCAAAAGAAACAAGAAAGATGGTCACTAAAAAGCGCTGTGCATAAACACTTGACACCGCAGTCATATACTGTCCCATAGGTATTGATTTAGAAATAGCCTTTTGCCCACGCAAAGCACTATCATTTAAAAACTAAACTTTATATTATGCACTTGTTCAAAGAAAAAAGATGCATGATTGTTTATCGGTGTGTTAAAGCTGAACACCGCCACGACAATAGTTCAATTCGATTTATTTGATCTATATTATCCACATCGAAGCAACACAACTTCAATGCAGTTTCTCGTATAATTCTAGCATATTCAATATTTTTAATAGTTTTATCATACAGGATGGTTCTCCGATGAGCATACGTCATTCTCGATTAATAATTTTAGGATCAGGTCCTGCAGGTTATAGCGCAGCAGTATATGCAGCACGCGCCAATCTCTCCCCTACCCTCATTGCGGGTATGCAATTGGGTGGGCAACTCACGACCACGACTGATGTTGAGAACTGGCCTGGTGATCCTGAAGGCTTAACCGGTCCAGCATTAATGGAACGTATGCAAGCCCATGCTGAGCGTTTTGGCACTGAAATTGTCTATGACCATATTAATGATGTTGATCTCAGTGTACGCCCATTTATTCTTAAGGGTGACTTAGCCGAATATAGCTGTGACGCACTGATTCTTGCCACAGGTGCTTCTGCACAATACCTTGGCTTAGCATCTGAGCAAGCCTATATGGGACAAGGGGTGAGTGCCTGTGCAACCTGTGATGGTTTCTTCTATAAAAACCAAAAAGTTATGGTAGTCGGCGGTGGTAATACGGCTGTTGAAGAAGCTTTGTATCTGTCTAATATCGCGTCACACGTAACACTGGTGCATCGCCGCGATACATTACGCGCAGAAAAAATCCTGCAAAAGCAATTATTGCAAAAAGCAGAAGAAGGCAAAATCACCATTATTTGGAATCATCAAGTTGAAGAAGTGCTGGGTAATCCAAACGATGGCGTGACTGCAGTACGCATCCAATCTACCGTGGATGGCTCAACTCAAGATATTGATGTTCAAGGTTTATTTGTAGCAATTGGTCATAAACCCAATACTGACATGTTTGCTGGTCAATTAACGCTACGCAATGGCTATATTCAAGTCAGTGGTGAACATGGTAATGCCACAGCAACCTCTGTGCCAGGCGTTTTTGCTGCGGGTGATGTTGCTGATGATGTCTATCGCCAAGCCATTACCTCAGCAGGTTCAGGCTGTATGGCCGCCTTAGATGCCGATCGTTATTTAGATAGCTTAAAACTCAATCAAGCTTAACACCCGATCAAGCTGAAAACTCAATCGAGCTAAAAGCTAAGCTTAAGTTTAAATGAAGTAAAATTAAGCAACCGGCACGGGGCTTGTCGTCAGAGATCTTATGGCGACAAGTACTTTGCCGATTTGCTATTTGAACTTGTTTGATATTTGGGCTTGGTCTTCAAATTTCTGACGCTTCAACGCAATTAATTAACGCGACATTTTAATGACCTCGCAGTCAATATATGCCTAAAAGTATTTTAAACACAATACCTTAAATCACAATGCCGCAGATGATTGCTGCCCTTTTCCACAATACTGCACAACCTCTATTTTGTTTTGGTATCTTGAATTTTGTTTGTATCTCTTATTTGGGTATTTTCTCAATTGTATTTTTCTTGAATAATCTCGAATAATTCAGCTGAAGCGTTAGGCAAGTTGTCACAACATGACTATAATCTAGCTCGGTAAAAAAAGAGGAAGTATTATGTCATCTGCCAGTCGACTCAATGACAAGCAACTCGAAGCCATGAAATATACTCAAGGTCCCTTGTTGGTGCTTGCTGGTGCCGGTTCAGGCAAAACCTCCGTGATTACCCGCAAGGTCGCGCATTTGGTAAAAAATTGTGGTATTCCCGCACATCGTATAACAGCGATGACCTTTACCAATAAAGCCGCACGTGAAATGAAAGAACGTGTCACCAAATTATTGTCCAAAGAAGAAGCCAAAGGATTATCGGTATCGACCTTCCATACTTTTGGTCTAAACTTATTGCGCTTAGAACTTAAAAATACCCGTTTAAAGAATAATTTCTCCATTCTAGATGCCGATGACTGCAAACGAATTTTAATGGATTTGATGCATCGCGATAATTTATCCGGCGCAGAAAGCAAAGACTTAGTGGCGAAAGCCATGAAAAAAATTTCCGATTGGAAAAATGACCTTATTTTACCTGAGCAATCACACAGTACCTGTGAAACAGAAGAAGATGTACAGTTTGCCCACCTCTATCAACTCTATGAACGCAATTTGCGCGCTTATAATGCCGTTGATTTTGATGACCTCATTGTGATGCCAACGCGTCTATTGCAAGAAAATCACGAAGTACGAGATAAATGGCAGAACCGTGTGCGCTACTTATTGGTGGATGAATATCAAGACACCAATACTGCACAATATATTTTGGTCAAACTCTTGGTTGGCGTAATGGGACAATTCACTGCCGTAGGTGATGATGACCAATCTATTTATGCATGGCGTGGTGCAAAACCAGAAAACATGGCATTACTCAAAGAGGATTTTCCTAACCTTAAAGTCATTAAACTTGAGCAAAATTATCGTTCTACCAGCCGCATCCTAAAGGCTGCCAACCATGTCATTGAAAATAACCCTCATATCTTTGATAAAAAGCTGTGGAGTGATAAAGGGCATGGTGAAGTGATTCGCATCATTACTTGCCGTAATGATGATGATGAAGCGGAACGTGTGGTAAAAGACTTACTCACCCATAAGCTCATGAATGGCAAAAGCTGGAAAGACTACGCAGT
This window contains:
- a CDS encoding UvrD-helicase domain-containing protein, translated to MSSASRLNDKQLEAMKYTQGPLLVLAGAGSGKTSVITRKVAHLVKNCGIPAHRITAMTFTNKAAREMKERVTKLLSKEEAKGLSVSTFHTFGLNLLRLELKNTRLKNNFSILDADDCKRILMDLMHRDNLSGAESKDLVAKAMKKISDWKNDLILPEQSHSTCETEEDVQFAHLYQLYERNLRAYNAVDFDDLIVMPTRLLQENHEVRDKWQNRVRYLLVDEYQDTNTAQYILVKLLVGVMGQFTAVGDDDQSIYAWRGAKPENMALLKEDFPNLKVIKLEQNYRSTSRILKAANHVIENNPHIFDKKLWSDKGHGEVIRIITCRNDDDEAERVVKDLLTHKLMNGKSWKDYAVLYRGNFQARVLETQLRQMQIPYKLSGGQSFFARAEIKDMMSYLRLIINPEDDSALLRIINTPKRAIGPVTLEKLGLFAQENHLSLLMAASDQRLSMVLPKKATSQLAEFADFIANFTRELLDNDEPVPVIRQMMNEAGYIDYLRETAATPAQEKTKLDNVEVLYSSIQSLINRADDVDERNIESVIRKMVLLDMLEQQQEEEDTDKVNLLTLHASKGLEFPFVYIMGLEEELLPHKNSIAAETIEEERRLMYVGITRAQQGLTLTLAEQRKNGGQMKQMTASRFLDELPQDEIDWLGRKKKLAENVDPKQQAQQYLQNLKALLKR
- the trxB gene encoding thioredoxin-disulfide reductase, whose translation is MSIRHSRLIILGSGPAGYSAAVYAARANLSPTLIAGMQLGGQLTTTTDVENWPGDPEGLTGPALMERMQAHAERFGTEIVYDHINDVDLSVRPFILKGDLAEYSCDALILATGASAQYLGLASEQAYMGQGVSACATCDGFFYKNQKVMVVGGGNTAVEEALYLSNIASHVTLVHRRDTLRAEKILQKQLLQKAEEGKITIIWNHQVEEVLGNPNDGVTAVRIQSTVDGSTQDIDVQGLFVAIGHKPNTDMFAGQLTLRNGYIQVSGEHGNATATSVPGVFAAGDVADDVYRQAITSAGSGCMAALDADRYLDSLKLNQA